From the genome of Columba livia isolate bColLiv1 breed racing homer unplaced genomic scaffold, bColLiv1.pat.W.v2 Scaffold_127, whole genome shotgun sequence, one region includes:
- the LOC135577612 gene encoding SUN domain-containing protein 3-like: protein MIMLIFQFPGAAVIHSKTSPSFRTGKAKFFLYSLPVMDYMRSPELILEPDNHPGNCWPFPGSQGHVFIKLSMPVIPRAITMDHVSGTAFHGESISGAPKDFAVYGFKEEHEEQGTFLGQFTFLAALNPSQTFQLKVWRHRGRGTAGEEEKHGWMGRGFPAKGYRQPCP, encoded by the exons atGATCATGCTCATCTTTCAATTTCCAGGGGCAGCTGTCATTCATTCCAagacttctccatccttccGAACTGGCAAAGCCAAGTTCTTCTTGTACTCCCTGCCGGTGATGGATTACATGAGGTCCCCTGAGCTTATTCTGGAG CCAGACAATCATCCTGGAAACTGCTGGCCCTTCCCAGGAAGTCAGGGACACGTCTTCATCAAGCTGTCCATGCCAGTCATTCCCAGAGCCATCACCATGGACCATGTCTCAGGGACAGCATTCCATGGAGAAAGCATCTCTGGAGCTCCaaaggactttgctgtctat ggcttcaaggaagaacacgAGGAGCAGGGAACGTTCCTGGGACAGTTCACTTTCCTGGCAGCCCTGAATCCCAGtcagaccttccagctgaaggtatgGAGACACAGAGGGAGGGgaactgcaggagaggaggagaaacacggctggatggggagaggcttccctgccaaagggtacaggcagccctgtccttga